One genomic segment of Erysipelotrichaceae bacterium 66202529 includes these proteins:
- a CDS encoding AAA family ATPase encodes MSEQFRIALEDYPMEWIVKLCGAQDKHLELIRNAFSCDIIMRDNELRILSEDAVTFHSIEQVVKALFDMMEAHIDVSGRDIEYACRLAKLNRLQELSTTYQKAIGKTVNGKLIYPKTIGQRHLFKCMCNSEIVFATGVAGTGKTYLAVVYAADLLKKGDIRKIILTRPAVEAGENLGFLPGDLKEKVDPYLRPLYDALYDTLGQEQVEKLLEKEVIEIAPLAYMRGRTLDNAFIILDEAQNTTRAQMKMFLTRMGFHSRIVITGDVTQIDLIKKRDSGLLNAKHLLSGIEGISFVELTSLDVVRNPLVQKIIERYEQEEERYGKDFID; translated from the coding sequence ATGAGTGAACAATTTCGTATTGCATTAGAAGATTACCCGATGGAATGGATCGTAAAATTATGCGGGGCACAGGATAAGCATCTGGAGCTGATAAGAAATGCCTTTTCCTGTGATATTATCATGCGGGATAATGAATTGCGCATTCTCAGCGAGGATGCCGTTACCTTTCACAGCATCGAACAGGTGGTAAAGGCACTGTTTGATATGATGGAGGCACATATCGATGTCAGCGGACGCGATATTGAATACGCCTGCCGTCTGGCAAAGCTGAACCGCCTGCAGGAGCTTTCCACTACCTATCAGAAAGCGATTGGCAAAACAGTGAACGGAAAGCTGATCTATCCGAAAACGATCGGACAGCGGCATCTGTTTAAATGCATGTGCAACAGTGAAATCGTCTTTGCGACCGGAGTTGCCGGTACGGGGAAGACCTACCTGGCCGTTGTATACGCCGCCGATCTGTTGAAAAAGGGGGATATCCGCAAGATTATTTTGACCCGGCCCGCTGTGGAGGCCGGAGAGAATCTGGGCTTTTTGCCGGGCGATTTAAAGGAAAAGGTGGATCCGTATCTGCGGCCGCTGTATGATGCCCTGTATGATACGCTGGGACAAGAGCAGGTGGAGAAACTGTTGGAAAAGGAAGTCATTGAAATTGCACCGCTGGCTTACATGCGCGGACGTACGCTGGATAATGCGTTTATTATCCTGGATGAGGCGCAGAATACAACAAGGGCACAGATGAAGATGTTTTTAACGAGGATGGGATTTCATTCCCGTATCGTCATTACCGGGGATGTGACGCAGATCGATCTGATCAAAAAACGGGATTCCGGTCTGTTGAATGCCAAACATCTGCTGTCCGGTATAGAGGGAATCTCCTTTGTGGAGCTGACCAGTCTCGATGTAGTTCGTAATCCGTTGGTTCAAAAGATCATTGAACGATATGAGCAGGAGGAAGAACGATATGGCAAGGATTTTATTGATTGA